Genomic DNA from Nitrosarchaeum koreense MY1:
TTGGGTTAGAAATTTACTAATGCAAGGATTTGACGTATACATGTTAGATTGGGGTTCTCCAACTAGCATGGACAAATATTTAGATTTTGACGATTATGTTAACGGATATTTAGATAGTAGCATAGAATTAATCAAAGATGTATCATCGGTAGAAAAAATATCCCTACAAGGATATTGTACAGGAGCTACAATTGCAACTGCATATGCAGCATTACATCCAGAAAGTGTGAAAAACTATATTGCTACAGCACCGGTCATTGACGGATGGCGAGATACCACAGTAATTAGCAATCTTGCCAAGCATATGGACGTAGACAAAATGGTAGAAACTATAGGAAATATGCCTCCCGAATTCATGTATTATTGTTTTTCAGTTCTAAAACCATTTGAACAAGGAATTGAAAAATATGTTAATTTTTTCAAAAATATCGAGAACAAAAAATTTGTGGATAATTTTCTAAGAGTAGAAAAGTGGCTTGGCGATACACCGCCTATTCCAGGTGCTCTTTTCAGACAATGGATTAAGGATATTTATCAAGATAATCTACTAATTCAAAATAAAATGTTTGTTGGTGGTAGTCACATAAATTTGAAGAAAATTAACATGCCAATATTTACACAAGTTGCAGTAGGGGATCACCTAGTATCACCTGAATGCAGTATGCCACTTCATTATGCAGTAGGAAGTGATGATAAGACATTGAAAATATACCCAACTGGGCATGTAGGAATGATTGCTAGTTCATTATCTCAAAATAAGGTATTACCAGAGCTAGGAAATTGGCTTGCTGAAAGATCATAAAATAAAAAATAAAAAATAAAATTTACCACTAGTTGTTCTTTGTGGTGAATGCGGATATCCAGGATTGAAGAATGTTTCTATTCAAGTCAGCAAATGATTTTGCATTATCGTTGAATGTTTTGATGTTTTGTTGGGTTGAATCAATTGTTGCTAGTGTTATTTGATTGTGTATTGATGCCACTTTAACAATTTCTTCAGTAGTATCATTCATTACTTTTAGTGTTGCTTGTGGAATGTTTGTTGCAACACCAAATTTCTTTGCATATTCTTTTTGTAATGTGATTGTAGAATCAACAACATTTTCATATGCTTGTAAATATTCTTGCTGAACATTTGTAATTGATTGATGATACTGTGGTACTGATTGTCTAATACCGGTAAATATTTTGTCTATGTTTTCCTGATATACAGAAAATACATCTTTAGATCCTGGTGTCTGTTCGTTTTTACTCATTGTTTCACCTCCTTATTTTTTGATTTTTTGGCTATTGGAAGGACTATGACTTGTACCAAGTCACCCTCACCTAATCCAAGTGCATTACGTTCTGCCTCTGGAATTGAAATTCTTCCATTACTACTTACAGTTGTTTTGTATGCTCCCCAATTCATAAAAGATGGAAGCATTTGACCGATTTGAAACATAGTCTCCATACTTTTGTTTTGCATAGATGACATATTTTTCATCATATCAGATTGAACCTGTCTTGTATTATCAGAAACTTCTCTAAGAGTTTCTAAAGGATTGAATGTTTGTGTATTTTGATTTGTCATCAACATGCCAAAATTTTTCATGAATTCAGCTTGTGCACGACCATTTTTTTGAATCCAATCTTTGAACATTTCAGAAGGATTG
This window encodes:
- a CDS encoding AbrB/MazE/SpoVT family DNA-binding domain-containing protein, producing MNGNYNQFNPSEMFKDWIQKNGRAQAEFMKNFGMLMTNQNTQTFNPLETLREVSDNTRQVQSDMMKNMSSMQNKSMETMFQIGQMLPSFMNWGAYKTTVSSNGRISIPEAERNALGLGEGDLVQVIVLPIAKKSKNKEVKQ
- the phaC gene encoding class III poly(R)-hydroxyalkanoic acid synthase subunit PhaC — encoded protein: MKSESKFDPKIIEEMIKFSKHVMDAPKLVSAPDEINLEITPHDVVQEIDKTRLLHYKPLTDKQHKTPLLISYALINRYHILDIQPEKSWVRNLLMQGFDVYMLDWGSPTSMDKYLDFDDYVNGYLDSSIELIKDVSSVEKISLQGYCTGATIATAYAALHPESVKNYIATAPVIDGWRDTTVISNLAKHMDVDKMVETIGNMPPEFMYYCFSVLKPFEQGIEKYVNFFKNIENKKFVDNFLRVEKWLGDTPPIPGALFRQWIKDIYQDNLLIQNKMFVGGSHINLKKINMPIFTQVAVGDHLVSPECSMPLHYAVGSDDKTLKIYPTGHVGMIASSLSQNKVLPELGNWLAERS